One window of the Perca flavescens isolate YP-PL-M2 chromosome 5, PFLA_1.0, whole genome shotgun sequence genome contains the following:
- the LOC114555287 gene encoding alpha-1-antitrypsin-like protein CM55-MS, whose translation MMRAAVGLWVLSAVICVGRGHHHLGHDDDKTIQDTVVDGSANSVSLVTEANQEFSFRLYRKLAADADSQGKNIFFSPASVSTALAALSVGARGETHRQLFSGLGFNSSLLTQTDVDQAFQRFLQRANNTSQDTTEGTAVFVDNRFKPKPEFLQTLKQSYLTDGFNVDFTNVTESADTINKYVEEKTNGKIDKLVEDLDPNTVMYLISYIYYKGKWETPFDPELTKQDDFNVDENTKVSVDMMNMDDDFYTYHDRELNTTVLQLPFKSSYSMLLMLPDVMATLENGISPNHVTKWLKAMMRPRKHDVYIPKFSIKTSYNLNDVLSEMGMADMFGDRANLTGISEGLRLAVSEVVHKATLDVDEVGAEAAAATGIGIMLMSGFWGPVPVLKFNRPFMVLITERNTEKILFLGKIINPTI comes from the exons ATGATGCGTGCAGCCGTGGGTCTTTGGGTCCTATCAGCGGTGATCTGCGTGGGCAGAGGCCATCACCATTTGGGTCACGATGACGACAAGACCATTCAAGACACCGTAGTGGACGGCAGCGCCAACAGCGTCTCCCTGGTGACCGAAGCAAACCAAGAGTTTTCCTTCCGACTCTACAGGAAGTTAGCAGCTGATGCTGACTCACAGGGAAAGAATATCTTCTTCTCCCCGGCTAGTGTGTCGACTGCCTTGGCTGCGTTGTCCGTGGGAGCACGGGGGGAGACTCACCGTCAGCTTTTCAGTGGTCTGGGCTTCAACAGCTCCCTCCTGACTCAGACAGATGTGGACCAGGCCTTCCAGAGGTTCCTCCAGAGGGCCAACAACACATCTCAGGACACCACTGAAGGGACCGCCGTGTTCGTGGACAACCGCTTCAAGCCGAAGCCGGAGTTCCTGCAGACCCTGAAGCAGTCGTACCTCACAGATGGGTTCAATGTGGACTTCACCAACGTCACAGAAAGTGCTGATACCATCAATAAGTACGTGGAGGAGAAGACCAACGGGAAGATTGACAAGCTGGTGGAAGACCTGGATCCAAACACAGTCATGTATCTCATCAGCTACATCTACTACAAAG GAAAGTGGGAGACTCCATTTGACCCTGAGCTCACCAAGCAGGACGACTTTAACGTGGATGAGAACACCAAG GTTTCAGTCGACATGATGAATATGGATGATGATTTCTACACATATCACGACCGCGAGCTGAACACGACGGTCCTTCAGCTCCCCTTTAAAAGCTCCTACTCCATGCTGCTGATGTTGCCTGACGTCATGGCAACACTGGAGAACGGCATCTCCCCGAACCACGTCACCAAATGGTTGAAGGCTATGATGAGACCCAG GAAACATGATGTATATATTCCAAAGTTCTCCATCAAGACTTCCTACAACCTGAATGATGTGCTGTCAGAAATGGGAATGGCAGACATGTTTGGTGATCGGGCAAATTTAACAGGCATTTCAGAGGGGCTAAGACTGGCAGTCTCAGAA GTTGTGCACAAAGCTACGCTGGATGTGGACGAGGTCGGAGCCGAAGCTGCGGCTGCCACAGGCATTGGCATCATGCTCATGTCTGGCTTCTGGGGCCCTGTCCCTGTGTTGAAGTTCAATCGTCCATTCATGGTCCTCATCACTGAACGCAACACGGAGAAAATCCTCTTCTTGGGCAAGATCATCAACCCAACCATCTGA